One Orrella dioscoreae genomic window carries:
- a CDS encoding zinc-binding alcohol dehydrogenase family protein yields the protein MKAIGYHQSALPIDDPQALVDLTLPEPVAQGHDILVEVHAVSVNPVDTKIRHRQQPEDGQARVLGWDASGVVRAVGERVTRFKAGDRVWYAGAINRPGSNAELHLVDERIAGPMPASLDFASAAALPLTSLTAWELLFDRLKVQHADPAQENRLLVIGAAGGVGSILLQLARHLTGLTLIATASRPETRDWALAQGAHHVIDHHQPWRAQLAAQGISDVTHVIGLNHTDSYITQIVDVLRAEGQLALIDDPEHFDIRPFKSKSLSIHWELMFTRSLYDTSTLARQHDILRRMAALVDQGVVRSTVTRSIRGINAANLRDAHARIEAGTTRGKIVLEGF from the coding sequence TCGACGACCCGCAGGCGCTGGTCGACCTGACGCTGCCCGAACCCGTCGCGCAAGGCCACGACATCCTGGTGGAGGTGCATGCCGTGTCGGTGAACCCCGTGGACACCAAGATACGCCACCGCCAGCAGCCCGAGGACGGCCAGGCGCGCGTACTGGGCTGGGACGCAAGCGGCGTGGTGCGTGCGGTGGGAGAAAGGGTCACGCGCTTCAAGGCGGGTGACCGCGTCTGGTACGCCGGCGCCATCAACCGCCCCGGCAGCAATGCCGAGCTGCATCTGGTGGACGAGCGCATCGCAGGCCCCATGCCCGCCAGCCTGGACTTCGCCAGCGCGGCCGCCCTGCCGCTGACCAGCCTGACCGCCTGGGAACTGCTGTTCGATCGCCTGAAGGTGCAGCACGCGGATCCGGCACAGGAAAACCGCCTGCTGGTGATCGGCGCCGCCGGCGGCGTGGGCTCGATCCTGCTGCAGCTGGCGCGCCACCTGACGGGGCTGACCCTCATCGCCACGGCCTCGCGCCCCGAGACGCGTGACTGGGCCCTGGCCCAGGGCGCCCATCACGTGATCGACCATCATCAACCCTGGCGCGCGCAACTGGCGGCCCAGGGCATTTCCGACGTGACGCACGTCATCGGCCTGAACCACACCGACAGCTACATCACGCAGATCGTCGACGTGCTGCGCGCCGAGGGCCAGCTGGCGCTGATCGACGACCCCGAGCACTTCGACATCCGTCCCTTCAAGAGCAAGTCGCTGTCCATCCACTGGGAACTGATGTTCACCCGCTCGCTGTACGACACCTCCACCCTTGCGCGCCAGCACGACATCCTGCGCCGCATGGCCGCGCTGGTGGACCAGGGCGTGGTGCGCAGCACGGTCACGCGCAGCATCCGGGGCATCAACGCCGCGAACCTGCGCGACGCGCATGCGCGGATCGAGGCCGGCACGACCCGCGGCAAGATCGTGCTGGAAGGGTTCTGA
- a CDS encoding NAD(P)/FAD-dependent oxidoreductase, with the protein MRYDVILIGGSYAGLSAALQLARARRRILVVDAGRRRNRAVSHSHGFLAQDGMPPAEIAETARMQVLAYPTVDWVQGAVEDVAGQADAFTVTLSDGTTREARRLIVAAGVEDVLPVLPGLAERWGRQVFHCPYCHGYELGGTGIGVLASSDLAMHQALMLPDWGETTLFLNDAFVPDAAQHDQLRARGARVVGGAVARLEGEGPGVDIVMDNGRVFALSGLFVATSLRPAPLVLRMGLATEESPMGVTLRTDAMKATSTPGIFACGDVARAAGSVAFAVGDGAMAGMATHRSLMFGL; encoded by the coding sequence ATGCGTTACGACGTCATCCTGATCGGCGGCAGCTACGCCGGCCTGTCCGCGGCGCTGCAACTGGCGCGGGCGCGCCGGCGCATCCTGGTGGTGGACGCGGGCCGGCGGCGCAATCGCGCGGTCAGCCATTCGCACGGGTTCCTGGCGCAGGACGGCATGCCGCCCGCCGAGATCGCCGAAACGGCGCGCATGCAGGTGCTGGCCTATCCCACGGTGGACTGGGTGCAGGGCGCGGTGGAAGACGTGGCGGGCCAGGCGGATGCCTTCACCGTGACGCTGAGCGACGGCACGACGCGCGAGGCGCGGCGGCTCATCGTGGCGGCGGGCGTCGAGGACGTGCTGCCTGTGTTGCCGGGGCTGGCCGAGCGTTGGGGCCGCCAGGTGTTCCACTGCCCGTATTGCCACGGCTATGAATTGGGCGGCACAGGCATCGGGGTGCTGGCTTCCAGCGACCTGGCCATGCACCAGGCGCTGATGCTGCCGGACTGGGGCGAGACCACGCTGTTCCTGAACGACGCCTTCGTGCCGGATGCCGCGCAGCACGACCAGCTGCGCGCCCGGGGCGCGCGGGTCGTGGGCGGTGCGGTGGCGCGGCTGGAAGGCGAGGGGCCCGGCGTGGACATCGTGATGGACAACGGCCGCGTGTTCGCGCTGTCGGGCCTTTTCGTGGCGACGTCGCTGCGGCCCGCGCCGCTGGTGTTGCGCATGGGCCTGGCAACCGAAGAGAGCCCGATGGGCGTCACGCTGCGCACGGATGCGATGAAGGCCACGTCCACCCCCGGCATCTTCGCTTGCGGCGACGTGGCGCGGGCGGCGGGTTCGGTGGCCTTCGCCGTGGGCGATGGCGCGATGGCCGGCATGGCCACGCACCGCTCGCTGATGTTCGGGCTGTAA
- a CDS encoding Rrf2 family transcriptional regulator — protein MRTDSRLSRMLHVILHMARDEAPMTSAQIGLMLGTNAAVVRRTMAGLREAGYVRSEKGHHGGWQLACDLMQVTLLDVYHAVGGPRIFAIGADNHNPDCAVEQVVNAALADAMREAETLLITRLGAVSLADLAADFDRLCVARGDAGPGHAHG, from the coding sequence GTGAGAACAGACAGCCGGCTTTCCCGCATGTTGCATGTGATCCTGCACATGGCCCGCGACGAGGCGCCCATGACCTCGGCGCAGATCGGCCTGATGCTGGGCACCAATGCGGCTGTCGTGCGGCGCACGATGGCCGGCCTGCGCGAGGCAGGTTATGTGCGGTCCGAGAAAGGGCACCACGGCGGCTGGCAACTGGCCTGCGACCTGATGCAGGTGACCTTGCTGGACGTGTATCACGCGGTCGGCGGACCGCGCATCTTCGCCATCGGGGCGGACAACCACAATCCGGATTGCGCGGTGGAGCAGGTGGTCAATGCCGCGCTGGCCGATGCGATGCGCGAAGCCGAAACCTTGCTGATCACGCGGCTGGGTGCCGTGTCGCTGGCGGATCTTGCCGCCGATTTCGACAGGCTGTGCGTCGCGCGCGGCGATGCCGGACCGGGGCATGCGCACGGCTGA
- a CDS encoding glycerophosphodiester phosphodiesterase family protein, whose amino-acid sequence MTPRLLALALALSTPLVLGACSSSDDDAPTSPPVEEPGGAPPPAEPATLLDEGFDDATGAALPEGWRQVTGLVNAASQQAGSLVIDGLANESVGTAVALPASLATQGNYRIDVRFTIDSAKNTSRWVGFLYRTSDTPNLEPYTQMAVRQNATADNGTELAHRADGQWNVTDKAPFSENIDPAKTYTATVVVHGNRVRQYLDGTLLHDGELDDTRPVGGLALQATGAVLRVDHVTVKAQEEALPPLGQIFAVTEPETGASLAPTLVGSDPAQAGIASNQIMTLDASLNLHAENGESLGTLAAFLDKPGHAIPVLRLGDAATAKALVPFADARGLIDATLVSTDPALLTEARALLPRLRTALDFTQAGLGNTRNELLSIVHATNRSGSKIALVPPALLDRDAVAYLQDMLITVWAAAVDDGTAARAATVLASGVNGIVTGEAQTYADLLGKLPDGTLLRKPRIVGHRGIPGLEDENTLEGAIRAYDEGADTIESDIQLSTDGTLYIMHDGTVDRTTTSTGEFEAMSDAQIQALVTKPNGRAVPTLEAFFNEFKGKPVTHFVEIKTNKPEAVDALHALVDAHGVRDQLVVISFSQSQLKRLRERMPEVSAGFLTGVPTGTDTQRIVRQILANTQALSSTFNPSYNNLTPAILEAAKHRGTTFWPWTYRDEAIARAHYRAGTYGLTTDDAQWFGGYAARVDLPAQATVPVGQLALAGTLLRQDRKTEPLKATRYVVVESTAPYAQDGDGSLTFTGTGTATVLALHTHDQGDGQGYTLLSTPVMLTVQ is encoded by the coding sequence GTGACACCCCGACTCCTTGCCCTTGCCCTCGCCCTGTCCACCCCGCTCGTGCTGGGCGCCTGCTCATCGTCCGACGATGATGCGCCCACCTCGCCGCCCGTCGAAGAACCCGGCGGCGCCCCCCCCCCCGCCGAACCCGCGACCCTACTGGACGAAGGCTTCGACGATGCCACCGGCGCCGCGCTGCCCGAAGGCTGGCGGCAGGTGACGGGACTGGTCAACGCCGCCTCGCAACAGGCAGGCAGCCTGGTCATCGATGGCCTGGCCAACGAATCGGTGGGCACCGCTGTCGCCCTGCCCGCCTCGCTGGCCACGCAGGGCAACTACCGCATCGACGTACGTTTCACGATCGACTCGGCCAAGAACACCAGCCGCTGGGTCGGCTTCCTGTACCGCACGTCGGACACGCCCAATCTCGAGCCCTACACGCAAATGGCGGTGCGCCAGAACGCCACGGCCGACAACGGCACCGAGCTTGCCCATCGCGCCGACGGCCAATGGAACGTGACGGACAAGGCGCCCTTCTCCGAGAACATCGATCCGGCCAAGACTTACACGGCGACCGTCGTCGTGCACGGCAACCGCGTGCGGCAGTACCTGGACGGCACGCTGCTGCATGACGGCGAACTCGATGACACGCGCCCCGTGGGCGGCCTGGCCCTGCAGGCCACCGGCGCCGTGCTGCGCGTGGACCACGTCACCGTGAAGGCGCAGGAAGAGGCGCTGCCGCCGCTGGGCCAGATCTTCGCCGTGACCGAGCCCGAGACCGGCGCGTCGCTGGCCCCCACGCTGGTGGGCAGCGACCCCGCGCAGGCCGGCATCGCCAGCAACCAGATCATGACGCTGGATGCGAGCCTGAACCTGCATGCCGAAAATGGCGAGAGCCTGGGCACGCTGGCCGCCTTCCTCGACAAGCCTGGCCACGCCATCCCGGTGCTGCGCCTGGGCGACGCCGCCACCGCGAAAGCGCTCGTGCCTTTCGCCGACGCGCGCGGGCTCATCGACGCGACGCTGGTATCGACGGACCCCGCGTTGCTGACCGAGGCGCGCGCGCTGCTGCCGCGCCTGCGCACCGCGCTGGACTTCACCCAAGCCGGCCTGGGCAACACCCGCAACGAACTGCTGTCCATCGTGCACGCGACCAACCGTTCGGGCAGCAAGATCGCGCTGGTGCCGCCCGCGCTGCTGGACCGTGATGCCGTCGCCTACCTGCAGGACATGCTGATCACCGTGTGGGCCGCTGCCGTGGATGACGGCACGGCCGCGCGCGCGGCAACGGTGCTGGCCAGCGGCGTGAACGGCATCGTCACCGGCGAGGCGCAGACCTATGCCGACCTGCTGGGCAAGCTGCCCGACGGCACCCTGCTGCGCAAGCCGCGCATCGTCGGTCACCGCGGCATTCCCGGCCTGGAAGACGAGAACACCCTCGAAGGCGCCATCCGCGCCTATGACGAAGGCGCAGACACCATCGAGTCCGACATCCAGCTCAGCACCGATGGCACGCTGTACATCATGCATGACGGCACGGTCGACCGCACCACCACCAGCACCGGCGAGTTCGAGGCCATGAGCGACGCGCAGATCCAGGCGCTGGTCACCAAGCCCAACGGCCGCGCCGTGCCTACGCTGGAAGCCTTCTTCAACGAGTTCAAGGGCAAGCCGGTCACGCATTTCGTCGAGATCAAGACCAACAAGCCCGAGGCCGTGGATGCGCTGCATGCCCTGGTGGATGCACATGGCGTGCGCGACCAGCTGGTGGTCATCTCGTTCTCGCAATCGCAATTGAAGCGCCTGCGCGAACGGATGCCCGAAGTCTCGGCCGGCTTCCTGACCGGTGTCCCCACCGGCACGGACACCCAGCGCATCGTGCGCCAGATCCTGGCCAACACGCAGGCGCTGTCGTCCACCTTCAACCCCAGCTACAACAACCTCACGCCCGCCATCCTGGAAGCGGCCAAGCACCGCGGCACGACGTTCTGGCCGTGGACCTACCGCGACGAAGCCATTGCGCGCGCGCACTATCGCGCCGGCACCTATGGCCTGACGACGGACGACGCGCAATGGTTCGGCGGCTATGCCGCCCGCGTGGACCTGCCCGCGCAGGCGACCGTGCCAGTGGGACAGCTGGCGCTGGCCGGCACGCTGCTGCGCCAGGACCGCAAGACCGAGCCGCTGAAGGCCACGCGCTATGTGGTGGTGGAAAGCACCGCCCCCTATGCCCAGGACGGCGATGGCAGCCTGACCTTCACGGGAACGGGCACGGCGACGGTGCTGGCCCTGCATACGCATGACCAGGGCGATGGACAGGGCTATACCCTGCTGTCCACGCCGGTGATGCTGACCGTGCAGTAA
- a CDS encoding putative DNA modification/repair radical SAM protein — protein sequence MELQTKLEILADAAKYDASCASSAAPKRSSRGRDGLGASTGAGICHSFTPDGRCVSLLKILLTNFCLYDCQYCVNRRSSNVPRARFAPTEVVDLTLDFYRRNYIDGLFLSSGIIRSADYTMEQLVEVARALREDHLFRGYIHLKTIPDADPRLVTLAGQYADRLSVNIELPTDGGLQRLAPEKSVHTIRRAMGSIRLAQEDARENRKPSAPAGQSTQMIVGADDADDRTVLQTAQSLYGAYHLKRVYYSAFSPIPDSPSALPAKAPPLLREHRLYQADFLLRGYGFRAEELFQDSGALPLDIDPKHAWALAHRDQFPVDLNRAPQHLISRVPGIGMRNATRLAELRRLRAIRYQDLIRLRCAMDKVKPFIVVQDYRPGLGEASSEALRLAHTPAPRQLSLL from the coding sequence ATGGAATTGCAGACCAAGCTCGAGATCCTGGCTGACGCAGCCAAGTACGACGCCTCCTGCGCCAGCAGCGCGGCGCCCAAGCGCAGCTCGCGCGGCCGCGACGGCCTGGGCGCCAGCACGGGCGCCGGCATCTGCCACAGCTTCACGCCCGACGGGCGCTGCGTGTCGCTGCTGAAGATCCTGCTCACCAATTTCTGCCTCTACGACTGCCAATACTGCGTCAACCGCCGCTCCAGCAACGTGCCGCGCGCGCGCTTCGCCCCCACGGAAGTGGTGGACCTGACGCTGGACTTCTACCGCCGCAACTACATCGACGGCCTGTTCCTCAGTTCCGGCATCATCCGCAGCGCCGACTACACCATGGAGCAGCTGGTCGAAGTGGCGCGCGCCTTGCGCGAAGACCATCTGTTCCGCGGCTACATCCACCTGAAGACCATCCCTGACGCCGACCCGCGGCTCGTCACGCTGGCCGGCCAGTATGCGGACCGCCTCAGCGTGAACATCGAGCTGCCCACCGACGGCGGCCTGCAACGGCTGGCGCCCGAGAAAAGCGTCCACACCATCCGCCGCGCCATGGGGTCCATCCGACTGGCGCAGGAAGACGCGCGCGAGAATCGCAAGCCCAGCGCGCCCGCGGGCCAGAGCACGCAGATGATCGTGGGCGCCGACGACGCGGACGACCGCACCGTGCTGCAGACCGCCCAATCGCTGTATGGCGCCTATCACCTGAAGCGCGTCTATTACTCCGCCTTCAGCCCCATTCCCGACAGCCCGTCCGCCCTGCCCGCGAAGGCGCCCCCGCTGCTGCGCGAGCACAGGCTGTACCAGGCCGATTTCCTGTTGCGCGGTTACGGTTTTCGCGCCGAGGAACTGTTCCAGGACAGCGGCGCCCTGCCGCTGGACATCGACCCCAAGCACGCGTGGGCGCTGGCGCACCGCGACCAGTTCCCCGTCGACCTGAATCGGGCCCCGCAGCACCTGATCTCGCGCGTGCCCGGCATCGGCATGCGCAACGCCACGCGCCTCGCCGAATTGCGCCGGCTGCGCGCCATCCGGTATCAGGACCTCATCCGCCTGCGCTGCGCCATGGACAAGGTGAAGCCGTTCATCGTGGTGCAGGACTATCGGCCAGGGCTGGGCGAGGCATCCTCCGAGGCGCTGCGGCTGGCGCACACGCCCGCGCCACGGCAACTGTCGCTGCTGTGA
- a CDS encoding UdgX family uracil-DNA binding protein (This protein belongs to the uracil DNA glycosylase superfamily, members of which act in excision repair of DNA. However, it belongs more specifically to UdgX branch, whose founding member was found to bind uracil in DNA (where it does not belong), without cleaving it, appears to promote DNA repair by a pathway involving RecA, rather than base excision.) → MPTVTPELVVDGGYPQWRRLALQALSHHWPPESLNWVSRLPSAPAALQLPLDTPAETAETAGSAAMPASVRPRISRDLAALLQDAALFRSADRWAFLYKVLWRWQQGDRSVASPADQDGARLATMAKAVRRAKHDMIAYVRFRSRGAASPPEYLAWYEPEHDVLPYAAGHFADRMGKSTWCIGTPQGAALWDGQALRLTDTPADAAAWQADTRDDAIEPLWLTYYQSIFNPARLNTTALEQRMPVRFWKGLPEGELIPQMIADARNGAQRTGQASGVGIMAGKPIAVEAHIAQPQRPVPTSLDQCRRCELWRDTTQAVPGSGPASARIVVIGEQPGDHEDLAGLPFIGPAGQVLDEALRRAGVARDSLYLTNAVKHFKWEPRGKRRLHKTPAQREVEACAHWLDAELARLRPAVVVTLGATALRAVLGRDAALKDHLGQAIPLEQGWLVATWHPSYALRSGDASAHEACVRDIAHALGRAASLARDGGA, encoded by the coding sequence ATGCCAACCGTCACGCCCGAGCTGGTGGTGGACGGCGGCTACCCACAGTGGCGGCGCCTGGCGCTGCAGGCACTGTCCCACCACTGGCCACCAGAAAGCCTGAACTGGGTCTCGCGCCTGCCCTCGGCGCCCGCCGCGCTGCAGCTTCCCCTGGACACGCCCGCCGAAACCGCCGAAACCGCCGGCAGCGCCGCCATGCCCGCTTCCGTTCGCCCGCGCATCTCCAGGGATCTCGCCGCGCTGCTGCAGGACGCCGCCCTGTTCCGCTCGGCCGACCGCTGGGCGTTTCTCTACAAGGTGCTGTGGCGCTGGCAGCAAGGCGACCGCAGCGTGGCCTCGCCCGCCGACCAGGACGGCGCCCGCCTGGCCACCATGGCCAAGGCGGTGCGGCGGGCCAAGCACGACATGATCGCCTATGTGCGCTTCCGCAGCCGGGGCGCGGCCAGCCCGCCCGAATACCTGGCGTGGTACGAACCCGAGCACGATGTCCTGCCCTATGCCGCCGGGCATTTCGCCGACCGCATGGGGAAATCCACGTGGTGCATCGGCACGCCGCAAGGCGCGGCGCTGTGGGATGGCCAGGCATTGCGGCTGACGGACACGCCAGCGGACGCGGCCGCGTGGCAGGCCGACACACGCGACGACGCCATCGAACCGCTCTGGCTCACGTACTACCAAAGCATCTTCAATCCCGCGCGCCTGAACACCACGGCGCTCGAACAGCGCATGCCCGTGCGCTTCTGGAAGGGCCTGCCCGAAGGCGAGCTGATTCCCCAAATGATCGCCGATGCCCGCAACGGCGCGCAGCGCACGGGCCAGGCCAGCGGCGTGGGCATCATGGCCGGCAAACCCATTGCCGTGGAGGCCCACATCGCCCAACCGCAACGGCCGGTCCCCACGTCGCTGGACCAATGCCGGCGCTGCGAACTCTGGCGCGACACCACGCAGGCGGTGCCCGGCAGCGGCCCGGCATCCGCGCGCATCGTCGTCATCGGCGAACAGCCCGGCGACCACGAAGACCTGGCGGGCCTGCCTTTCATCGGTCCTGCCGGACAGGTGCTGGACGAGGCCTTGCGCCGGGCGGGCGTTGCGCGCGACAGCCTCTATCTGACCAACGCCGTGAAGCACTTCAAGTGGGAACCGCGCGGCAAGCGGCGCCTGCACAAGACGCCCGCGCAACGCGAGGTCGAGGCCTGTGCGCACTGGCTGGATGCGGAACTGGCGCGTCTGCGGCCCGCTGTCGTCGTGACGCTGGGGGCAACCGCGCTGCGGGCGGTGCTGGGCAGGGATGCCGCCTTGAAAGACCACCTGGGCCAGGCCATCCCGCTCGAACAAGGCTGGCTGGTGGCCACCTGGCATCCGTCCTATGCGCTGCGCAGCGGCGACGCCTCCGCGCACGAGGCTTGCGTGCGCGACATCGCGCATGCCCTGGGCCGGGCAGCCAGCCTGGCCCGGGACGGCGGCGCATGA
- a CDS encoding SDR family NAD(P)-dependent oxidoreductase, whose protein sequence is MSKIAIVTGASRGLGRNTALAIARQGGDVIVTYQRRRDEADAVVAEIQESGRQALAFQLDAGDAASFGAFAGRLREALRQTWGRETFDHLVNNAGHGDYALIADTTEAQFDALVNVHFKGVFFLTQTLLPLLADGGRIVNLSSGLTRMSYPGYGAYAAVKAAVEMLTVYLAKELGARGIAVNTVAPGAIETDFGGGAVRDNADLNRQFAALTALGRVGLPDDIGPMIARLLSEDNRWVNAQRIEVSGGQNI, encoded by the coding sequence ATGAGCAAGATCGCCATCGTGACCGGCGCCAGCCGCGGCCTGGGCCGCAATACCGCCCTCGCCATCGCCCGCCAGGGCGGCGACGTGATCGTCACCTATCAGCGCCGCCGCGACGAGGCCGATGCCGTCGTGGCCGAGATCCAGGAGTCGGGCCGCCAGGCGCTGGCCTTCCAGCTGGATGCGGGCGACGCCGCCAGCTTCGGCGCCTTCGCCGGACGCCTGCGCGAGGCGCTGCGCCAGACCTGGGGGCGCGAGACCTTCGATCACCTGGTCAACAACGCTGGCCACGGCGACTATGCCCTGATCGCGGATACGACCGAGGCGCAGTTCGACGCGCTGGTGAACGTGCACTTCAAGGGCGTGTTCTTCCTGACCCAGACGCTGCTGCCGCTGCTGGCCGATGGCGGACGCATCGTGAACCTGTCCTCGGGCCTGACGCGCATGTCGTATCCGGGCTATGGCGCCTATGCGGCGGTGAAGGCGGCGGTGGAAATGCTGACGGTGTACCTGGCCAAGGAGCTGGGCGCACGCGGCATTGCCGTGAATACGGTGGCGCCGGGCGCCATCGAGACCGATTTCGGTGGCGGCGCGGTGCGCGACAACGCGGACCTGAACCGCCAGTTCGCGGCCCTGACCGCCTTGGGCCGGGTGGGCCTGCCGGATGACATCGGGCCGATGATCGCGCGGCTGTTGTCAGAGGACAATCGTTGGGTGAATGCGCAGCGCATCGAGGTGTCGGGCGGGCAGAACATCTGA
- a CDS encoding AraC family transcriptional regulator, whose amino-acid sequence MNTTRSTDTLLATVQRHADMHANDEGLARTPIPGLTTIRAHAPSELAHAISQPLLCLVLQGRKQVSMGAHTVSFGAGDSLLITADVPTVSQITQAPYCSVVLELDPSVIAELAPQMQDAVDDDAPPVRSAPTDAEVADAALRLMRLLDHPASIPVLHTQRVRELHYWLLAGRHGAAIRRLGWPAGHTRRVARAVAVLRTDFARAITVEELAAAADMSPSSFHQHFRRITSLSPLQFQKQLRLIEARRLMQAEGVAASSAAFAVGYESASQFSREFRRMFGAPPAQDRDAAKRRGQAPVNA is encoded by the coding sequence ATGAACACGACACGCTCGACCGACACCCTGCTGGCTACCGTGCAGCGTCACGCGGACATGCACGCCAACGACGAGGGACTGGCCCGCACGCCCATTCCTGGGCTGACCACCATCCGCGCCCATGCCCCATCCGAGCTGGCCCACGCCATTTCGCAGCCATTGCTTTGCCTGGTCCTGCAGGGCCGCAAGCAGGTCAGCATGGGCGCGCACACCGTCAGCTTCGGCGCCGGCGACTCATTGCTCATCACGGCCGACGTGCCGACCGTCAGCCAGATCACGCAGGCCCCCTATTGCTCCGTGGTGCTGGAACTGGACCCGTCCGTGATCGCCGAACTGGCCCCGCAGATGCAGGATGCCGTCGACGACGACGCCCCGCCGGTGCGCAGCGCCCCCACCGACGCGGAAGTGGCCGATGCCGCCCTGCGGCTGATGCGCCTGCTGGACCACCCCGCCTCGATCCCGGTGCTGCACACCCAGCGCGTGCGCGAACTGCACTACTGGCTGCTGGCCGGCCGCCACGGCGCCGCCATCCGCCGCCTGGGCTGGCCCGCAGGCCACACGCGGCGCGTGGCGCGCGCGGTCGCCGTGCTGCGAACGGACTTCGCCCGCGCAATCACGGTGGAGGAACTGGCGGCGGCGGCCGACATGAGCCCCTCTTCCTTCCACCAGCATTTCCGCCGGATCACCTCGCTGTCGCCGCTGCAATTCCAGAAACAGCTGCGCCTGATCGAGGCGCGCCGCTTGATGCAGGCCGAGGGCGTGGCAGCCAGCAGCGCGGCCTTCGCGGTGGGATATGAAAGCGCCTCGCAGTTCTCGCGGGAATTCAGGCGGATGTTCGGCGCCCCGCCCGCGCAGGACCGGGATGCGGCAAAACGACGGGGCCAGGCGCCCGTCAATGCATGA
- a CDS encoding rhodanese-like domain-containing protein, which translates to MSYTVPEVSLPALLEQVRSDHAHLPYSGSVEPILAWQLAKEGHAVLVDVRTAEERKFVGHVPDSLHVPWATGTSLTRNPRFVRELEAKVAKAGGKEAVILLLCRSGKRSHLAAEAAAKAGFTHVFNVQEGFEGELDANQQRGRQDGWRLHGLPWVQD; encoded by the coding sequence ATGAGCTATACAGTGCCCGAAGTCAGTCTGCCTGCCCTTCTCGAACAGGTCCGCAGCGATCACGCGCATCTGCCCTACTCGGGCAGCGTCGAGCCGATACTCGCCTGGCAACTCGCGAAGGAAGGCCATGCCGTGCTGGTGGACGTGCGCACCGCCGAGGAACGCAAGTTCGTCGGGCATGTGCCGGACAGCCTGCACGTGCCCTGGGCGACCGGCACCAGCCTGACCCGCAACCCAAGATTCGTCCGTGAACTGGAAGCCAAGGTGGCCAAGGCAGGCGGCAAGGAAGCCGTGATCCTGCTGCTGTGCCGCAGCGGCAAACGCTCCCACCTGGCTGCCGAAGCCGCCGCAAAGGCGGGTTTTACCCACGTCTTCAACGTGCAGGAAGGCTTCGAGGGAGAACTCGACGCCAACCAGCAACGCGGCCGCCAGGATGGCTGGCGCCTGCACGGCCTGCCCTGGGTGCAGGACTGA